From Rutidosis leptorrhynchoides isolate AG116_Rl617_1_P2 chromosome 3, CSIRO_AGI_Rlap_v1, whole genome shotgun sequence, a single genomic window includes:
- the LOC139899163 gene encoding uncharacterized protein isoform X1 has translation MGGDTTASFDDDDVSFVSSRSFQNSEKSTEIDADRRKVKSVYKQVFKHYDELKDRVSDIDVVKHKILSYTPGSWVENVGGTTMSDYNIPKTTTLLLVGPKGSGKSSLINRISRVFEDDKFAPERAQVTNNSHLGDGTRFLQEYMIPRNSTSFCLYDTCGFCDDTEDLEMVKRWMTKGVCHGELGKSVFDDTNLQFNLKWKSRRDIILSYEKRKVNFVIFVVNGLSVLQCLDSNFENTEYIRLVSSIFSSRYMSYKDQKPAIVITHGDLLTLDERSLVRFFLGELFGVHPITQIFEIPDDDEPTTELTIVDLLRYALEHADRNLPCKVRSTFNKGPTVQLRSFWLLLLGLAMFISMFHFHGFHSMKVYPKLVPESNPKMKEFMDVRQQSVPEPSLKMKESLDVRQETVSDPSLKMKKFMKVQENVDEANLEITRSEIIPDMKVLKEAKFKPSEEIKKDNVEMEKLLPKSSLEVKNCLPEIKEIYTKPSLEIKEGFGENEEIISKRRLEIKAARAGWNTEKIRKVKKVRTRRVPEPSMEIDWNKIRHLWYDV, from the exons ATGGGTGGCGATACTACCGCTTCATTTGACGATGATGACGTGTCCTTTGTTAGTTCTAGAAGCTTCCAGAATTCTGAAAAATCCACGGAAATCGATGCAGATAGAAGGAAAGTAAAAAGTGTTTACAAGCAAGTATTCAAGCATTACGATGAATTGAAGGATCGTGTTTCGGATATAGATGTGGTTAAACATAAGATTCTaag TTATACTCCTGGATCATGGGTAGAAAACGTTGGTGGTACAACTATGAGCGACTACAATATTCCAAAAACAACAACACTTTTATTGGTCGGCCCAAAAGGATCTGGAAAAAGTAGTCTGATAAACAGGATATCAAGAGTATTCGAAGATGACAAGTTTGCACCAGAAAGAGCCCAAGTTACAA ACAATTCACACCTGGGAGATGGTACTCGCTTTCTTCAAGAGTATATGATTCCAAGAAATTCAACTTCTTTTTGTTTGTACGACACTTGTGGATTTTGTGATGATACAGAAGATTTGGAGATGGTCAAACGTTGGATGACAAAAGGTGTTTGTCATGGAGAATTAGGGAAAAG TGTGTTTGATGATACAAATTTACAATTCAACTTGAAGTGGAAATCTCGTCGAGATATAATCTTGTCTTATGAAAAAAGGAAGGTCAACTTTGTGATATTTGTGGTGAATGGGCTTTCAGTACTGCAATGTTTAGATAGTAATTTTGAAAATACAGAGTACATACGTTTGGTTTCTAGTATTTTCAGTTCACGTTACATGTCTTACAAAG ATCAAAAACCTGCTATTGTAATTACACATGGAGATCTACTTACACTTGATGAACGCTCACTTGTTCGTTTTTTTCTGGGAGAGCTTTTTGGGGTTCATCCAATTACACAGATATTTGAAATTCCAG ATGATGATGAACCGACAACTGAGTTGACTATTGTTGACTTGTTACGCTATGCTCTCGAGCATGCAGATAGAAATCTCCCCTGCAAAGTCCGATCCACATTCAACAAG GGTCCAACTGTTCAGCTAAGGTCATTTTGGCTACTCCTGTTAGGTTTAGCAATGTTCATTTCGATGTTTCATTTTCATGGTTTCCATTCAATGAAAGTTTATCCAAAACTTGTTCCTGAATCAAACCCAAAAATGAAGGAATTTATGGATGTTCGTCAACAAAGTGTTCCTGAACCAAGCCTGAAAATGAAAGAATCTTTGGATGTTCGTCAAGAAACCGTTAGTGATCCAAGCCTAAAAATGAAGAAATTTATGAAAGTTCAAGAAAATGTTGATGAAGCCAACTTGGAAATAACTCGATCAGAAATAATTCCGGATATGAAAGTTTTGAAAGAAGCTAAATTTAAACCAAGTGAGGAAATAAAGAAAGATAATGTAGAAATGGAGAAACTTTTGCCTAAATCAAGCTTGGAAGTAAAGAATTGTCTACCAGAAATCAAAGAAATTTATACTAAACCAAGTTTGGAGATTAAAGAAGGTTTTGGAGAAAATGAAGAAATTATATCTAAACGAAGATTGGAAATCAAGGCAGCTCGTGCTGGATGGAATACAGAAAAGATACGTAAAGTAAAGAAAGTTCGTACGCGAAGGGTTCCTGAACCAAGCATGGAAATAGATTGGAACAAGATTCGGCATCTATGGTATGACGTATGA
- the LOC139899163 gene encoding uncharacterized protein isoform X2 → MNLFGCCLSGYTPGSWVENVGGTTMSDYNIPKTTTLLLVGPKGSGKSSLINRISRVFEDDKFAPERAQVTNNSHLGDGTRFLQEYMIPRNSTSFCLYDTCGFCDDTEDLEMVKRWMTKGVCHGELGKSVFDDTNLQFNLKWKSRRDIILSYEKRKVNFVIFVVNGLSVLQCLDSNFENTEYIRLVSSIFSSRYMSYKDQKPAIVITHGDLLTLDERSLVRFFLGELFGVHPITQIFEIPDDDEPTTELTIVDLLRYALEHADRNLPCKVRSTFNKGPTVQLRSFWLLLLGLAMFISMFHFHGFHSMKVYPKLVPESNPKMKEFMDVRQQSVPEPSLKMKESLDVRQETVSDPSLKMKKFMKVQENVDEANLEITRSEIIPDMKVLKEAKFKPSEEIKKDNVEMEKLLPKSSLEVKNCLPEIKEIYTKPSLEIKEGFGENEEIISKRRLEIKAARAGWNTEKIRKVKKVRTRRVPEPSMEIDWNKIRHLWYDV, encoded by the exons ATGAATTTGTTTGGTTGCTGTTTATCTGG TTATACTCCTGGATCATGGGTAGAAAACGTTGGTGGTACAACTATGAGCGACTACAATATTCCAAAAACAACAACACTTTTATTGGTCGGCCCAAAAGGATCTGGAAAAAGTAGTCTGATAAACAGGATATCAAGAGTATTCGAAGATGACAAGTTTGCACCAGAAAGAGCCCAAGTTACAA ACAATTCACACCTGGGAGATGGTACTCGCTTTCTTCAAGAGTATATGATTCCAAGAAATTCAACTTCTTTTTGTTTGTACGACACTTGTGGATTTTGTGATGATACAGAAGATTTGGAGATGGTCAAACGTTGGATGACAAAAGGTGTTTGTCATGGAGAATTAGGGAAAAG TGTGTTTGATGATACAAATTTACAATTCAACTTGAAGTGGAAATCTCGTCGAGATATAATCTTGTCTTATGAAAAAAGGAAGGTCAACTTTGTGATATTTGTGGTGAATGGGCTTTCAGTACTGCAATGTTTAGATAGTAATTTTGAAAATACAGAGTACATACGTTTGGTTTCTAGTATTTTCAGTTCACGTTACATGTCTTACAAAG ATCAAAAACCTGCTATTGTAATTACACATGGAGATCTACTTACACTTGATGAACGCTCACTTGTTCGTTTTTTTCTGGGAGAGCTTTTTGGGGTTCATCCAATTACACAGATATTTGAAATTCCAG ATGATGATGAACCGACAACTGAGTTGACTATTGTTGACTTGTTACGCTATGCTCTCGAGCATGCAGATAGAAATCTCCCCTGCAAAGTCCGATCCACATTCAACAAG GGTCCAACTGTTCAGCTAAGGTCATTTTGGCTACTCCTGTTAGGTTTAGCAATGTTCATTTCGATGTTTCATTTTCATGGTTTCCATTCAATGAAAGTTTATCCAAAACTTGTTCCTGAATCAAACCCAAAAATGAAGGAATTTATGGATGTTCGTCAACAAAGTGTTCCTGAACCAAGCCTGAAAATGAAAGAATCTTTGGATGTTCGTCAAGAAACCGTTAGTGATCCAAGCCTAAAAATGAAGAAATTTATGAAAGTTCAAGAAAATGTTGATGAAGCCAACTTGGAAATAACTCGATCAGAAATAATTCCGGATATGAAAGTTTTGAAAGAAGCTAAATTTAAACCAAGTGAGGAAATAAAGAAAGATAATGTAGAAATGGAGAAACTTTTGCCTAAATCAAGCTTGGAAGTAAAGAATTGTCTACCAGAAATCAAAGAAATTTATACTAAACCAAGTTTGGAGATTAAAGAAGGTTTTGGAGAAAATGAAGAAATTATATCTAAACGAAGATTGGAAATCAAGGCAGCTCGTGCTGGATGGAATACAGAAAAGATACGTAAAGTAAAGAAAGTTCGTACGCGAAGGGTTCCTGAACCAAGCATGGAAATAGATTGGAACAAGATTCGGCATCTATGGTATGACGTATGA